tACACGTATTTTGGCACCTCACATTCGACCTGATCGTCAAATCTGAATGTATGACATTACAATACATTGTCGAAGCAACTACGTACCATTTCAACTATCAGTTAATAGAAATCATTCTAACAGCAATTTAGGTTCGGAACATGCAttcaataaaacaaattagattTAAATAGTTACGGCTTGGGTTTAGCATTTTTTATCTGGGTCGGTCTTGGGAAAAATTTTAGACTCATTATACGAGTCAAACTCAAATCTTGAAAATGGACCTAATCGGCCTGGCTCGACTTTGCTATGTGACCAAATAagagttaaaaatatatatatttatcattgaTAGTAAGAATTAAGGATGTGCATGTAAAAACCATTTCAATCTATGATAATTAGTTAccctaaatattttattctaattaaaatattgaCATTAGTTTTTAAGAATTGTCACTTggtgagtttttaaaaaaaaatctcaatatgtttcatcaacaaatttaattgaagaattttaatagtattaacaatcagacctaaatttttaaatccgaaaaataaagggactaaatttctaaaattaaaaatattaaaattaaattttaaatatacgaaaaatgtaagaacttaaaatatattttgattaaaaaaattgatcTGTCATggattcttattattatttggtatCATACACTCATACTCTTGTCATTAATTACCATgcatataattttttacaattgaATGGCGAGTTGATGACCACTTTATTGGCTACTAGTTCTTCTAAATATACTTCAAGTAGTTTTTGTCATCTATGATGGTTTTGTTTGtatacagacaatggcttagtaTCATCAGACTCCATATACTTACAGTGACAAAGCAAGAGTCAGACgagtttaaaatttcaatctgCACACTTAATTTTATCAGTTTAAATTTGATATTCTAAAAGATATATCTCCATTTAATgcaatgtaaatatatatatatatatgcctaatATGAGAAACTGACAATACCAATCTAACAGCAACAATTTCAAGGAAAAAGAGACAATCATAAGCCACCAAAATAGCGAACAATGCCTTTAAAATGGTTCATTTCTTGTATATTTGAGCAGTCATTCAAAGAATTTAATATCTTATTTGGTTTCTTATAAGCATTTTCACCTATAAAAGGATGATTTGATGAACACTTTAAGCATACAAAACGATTCCAACACTAGCAAAGAAAGATGGCTATTAAGTCTGCAATCTTGCTTGCATTTGCCACCTCAGTGATTCTGGTGCTAGTTACCAGTATAGATGCTGGTGACATCGCAATCTACTGGGGTCAGAACAGTGACGAGGGCACATTGGCGGAGACATGTGCGACTCGTAACTATGACTTTGTGAACTTAGCATTCCTTCCAACGTTTGGCAATGGCCAGACTCCAATGATCAACCTTGCTGGTCATTGTGATCCGTATAGCAATGGATGCACTAATTTAAGCTCAGACATCAAATCATGTCAAGCACAAGGGATTAAAGTAATACTTTCACTAGGAGGAGGAGCAGGGAGCTATTACCTTGCCTCATCCGACGATGCTAGACATGTTGCGACCTACTTGTGGAACAATTTCTTGGGCGGACAATCGGCCTCTAGACCTTTCGGTGATGCCATTTTAGACGGAATTGATTTCGATATTGAAGGCGGAACGAACCAACACTGGGATGATCTTGCGAAGTATCTCTCCGGGTATAGCCAACGCAGCAAGAAAGTATACTTGACGGCAGCCCCACAGTGTCCATTCCCTGATGCTTGGGTTGGGGGTGCCCTTAAAACGGGCCTTTTTGACTATGTCTGGGTACAATTCTATAACAATCCTCAATGCCAATACACAGATGGTGATATTACAAACCTTGAACAAGCATGGAAGCAATGGACTACCGATGTTCCGGCTACCAAAATTTTCTTAGGACTCCCGGCATCACCTGAGGCAGCTGGTAGTGGATTTATCCCTGTATCCGATCTTACTTCTCAAGTACTCCCTGCCATCAAAGGTTCTGTCATGTATGGAGGCGTGATGCTATGGTCTAAGTACTATGATGATCAAACTGGATACAGTTCTGCCATTAAAAATGATGTCTAAGAAGAGTTTCTATCTGTTATATTTGTATTGATATCTATGTTTAACCATGTTGTTAAGGTAATGGAAGTATGTATGCGAGATGTTTGAGCTTCGAATTGAAATTACTTAacttttaatacaaggatcgtacaTCATGTTGGATCATCATGTTCCAAATGCCCAAGTATGTGCTGCTGCTACATCTTATTTTGCTTGAAGAATGCATATTTTACACTCATATCTGATATACATTCAAACAGGGGTAAAGGGATATGATTCTCCAAGTACTCCAAGAGCACTCCAAATTCATGGATAAACTTTTTAAGAAAATGATCTTATAGGTGTTAGACAAATATCATATTTGACACCGACATCCAACCCCTTAAACTTCTACATTCTTTGGTGGAGCAAACCATGTCCATGATGGTGTTGAATCCACCAATTCTAAAGTCTTACACCTAAAAAGCAAACTAAATTTGTATATATGGAAGTATTATCGAATCCATCAGGAAatagataaaatagaataaaaatatgtTGTGATAAATTTGCAACAACAAACACATTAGTTCGCAAGTCTTTGTAAGCACATAATTTATGTCATGTAAAATTAAGCTCTACAACGTCACGTTTGTACCAAACCTGTCAAGACaccataataaaatttgtttcagCTAAAGCATCTTACTGACTTGTCTAAATTATCACTAGATCTTTTAAGGTGAAAAAAGATGATAACCAAAACACCCCACCTTAATTACTCAATTAGTCACAACTTTAGATGAATTCTAGTTTATTATGATCAATGAAGTAAGTTAATTGCTTAAAATGTCAAGTCCATTTTTCGATATAATGATAGATGAAAACTCAAGCACCTCGTCCTAGATGTTGGTCGTGCGAAAGTATTGTTCTATATATGCCCTATATGAAATTGTCGACTTCCTTTACGTCTTTTGAACCCTCGAACTCTTTTGGCTTTGAGATTCCCACGTGATGCCCTGGTACACCAAGCACACCACCCAAGGCTTTAACTCTCAGAGCTTCCCCTTGAGCTCCATGATTTCGCTACGCAATGCCTCTACCAAAGCCACCAAGGCTTTGTTCTGTCAAGCTAAGTCACCTGTAATCTTGACAGCGCCATCCATATGGCAATCGATAGTCTCCAATCAAGTCTCCATATCCTAGTGCTTCGAAACTACTTTCTTGTCCTTTCGTGACATCCCACACTCGACCCGGTTGTCAAATCCAAATATGAGATCACACATTCATTATCGAAGCAACTTAGACTATTATCCATCGTTCCATAAGAAATtagatttaattctaaaaatcttACATAATATTTGAAAATAGCTAGTTAAACTAAATTTTAAGACTTAAAATCATGTTGGAATCATTTAAAATTGGTTTTTAGGTGTTCAGAGATATTCAAGATCAAATGCAAAACTCAAGAGGTCAAAAGGGTTTAAAATGGTACAGGGACCTATGTCAGAAACTATGGTATCAATACAAGCCCTTAGTTGCACCGATACAAGTCCCCTATGTTGTAGCTTTTTACATTCTGACTTGTTTCGATACAACTGACCCCTTATACCCAAAAAAAGTGTCTGAACTAAAAAATTACCTTAAAATGCACCTATTTTAACCCTaaacattaccaaatcaaatccATGACTCATGGTACtcaaaattcatgttttaattaaacacCATTGAAACTCACTTAATCATATGCAAACAATATGACACTAACTTTGATCACAAGTTACTGATGTCCAACATTAATATTGACTTACTTGGCATGCAAGCAACTCATGTTTCGTAGCATAATTTTATATAAAGATCATGCATACCAACATAACCATATAATCATACCATCACAGACACATATATGCATAACTAGATTACAAATCCACTAATATCATCAAAAGAGACTCCGAACTAATATTGgttctaggtacatgccaactCAAAAATAACATTTGAAAGTTTATACTAACTTTGTTTAGTTGAAATAGAGTCCTGAATGTTGTCAACTTCCTCTAATCCTTGAGACCTAAATGTCACCTGCATACAAAAATATACGAATCCACACACTAAACAAAAGAACTCAATGATACTAACATAATTTGAAAACAAAGCATAATCAaattaagtatataaattttcataaaatcatatatGAAACAAAGTATATATATGTCAAAGGTATCATTGTCTAGTGATCTTTGCTAAATGCTTTCCTATAAAGTTTATATTCGGGTTGAGTCTCTTCTATATCACAATAAACCTTCAAAGTTTTAGAATACTACATGTAAAATCACAACTTGATGTAATTCATTATACcatacaaaacatattcacattTGCATTCATATCTCATTTTACCAATCGAAACCATtgattcattttataatattattggcCCGTAAAGCTTTATTCGTTTCATTTGTTTTTGTATTCATTTGATGTATTCAGGTACAAGATACTCATTCACACATCAACTTTTATAATCAATCATACAAAACTTATTTTGTGGCCCCTATTAATCGAACACAAACTCAAAATAGATACATAGATCAATCTACCATTACACTAATATAAACTACACCCAGTGCAGCATCGATACATTTGAATTACTATACGCTTTGCGCCTCATCAGTATAAATTAAAGTAATGTGTGTCTAGCACCTTATCGGTACATCCGAAACAATGTGTTCTGCATCTCAtctatataaactataaaaatctcCATATAACTAATTTTATAATCTATccaaaacatttcataacatttcaTAATAGTTTCATTACATTATCATTCTTTCATTTATTATTTCAAGCATTCCAATACGTTTTCATCATAACAAATTATGAACTCATAAGCACATATTCATTACATTTctaagttatttatatatatttgaacttTAATagagataaattataaaaattgaggattatattagataaaaaaaatttcgattaattaaaaaaattgactaaaaatGAAATGGACTTGGATGCTTTTGGTGTATATTAAAGTGATTGGCCCTTGATGTGATTAGCTGTGGTGTCCATATTAATGGGATAAAACGTCATTACTCCTTAAATTACATTACCTTGTTCCCGCAAAGTCGCCTTCCAAGACAGTGAAACACACAATTCAACTCTGTCTCCAGATCTCTCTGTCTCCCCCTTCTCTTTCTCTCtgaaaccaaataaaaataaattcgtGAACACCATGTCAGtctgctcttcttcttcttcttcttcttcttcttcttcaacagGTAAAGCTTGGATAGTTCACAGGATTTTAGCTGGCACAGCAATTGCGGTAGCCATTGGTGCCCGTGCCTATCTGGGTCGGGCTAGGAAGTTTCGGACACGGGTCGTGGGAATTATACCCGCCAGATATGCATCTTCTCGGTTCGAAGGCAAGCCTTTGGTTCATATCCTTGGGAAACCCATGATCCAGGTACCCTTTTGGCTAAAGCCCTTGGATTTTTTCAGTTTCTTTGTTGCAACGATTGGGGATTGTGGTTTTCTAGGGAATTTGGTTTGGGTTTTCTTTTAATGTAATTCAGGAGAGTAaagtgtttcttttttttttaaatttctaattcTAAAATTTGGACCAAAATATTAGACAAAAAGCAAAagatccaatttttttttatctgcAAGCATGTTATAGTTGTTCAACGAAGCATTGTAATTAATATTTAGTAAGAACAAGAGGATCAATATTCTGCAAGTAGGAGAATGAATACTACAGATTATGCATTTGTTATCTACAGGGCTTTAGATTTCTTTGTGATCTTGTATAGGTTGATGAATATCTGAGATGGAAGATTATCTATCATTTGGTTTAAGTTGAACCATATTTGAACATGGAAATTCCGGTTTGTTTGATAACAATGGATCTTGAGATATTGGTCTGGATAAAGATCTGGGTTTCATTTCACCTGTGAGATGGACTTTATAGGTTGAAAATTAGTTTCTATTGATTGAAGTATCTGTTTGCTTGTGTCCAAAGCCATGCCATGTATATGCCTGCATTTAACTTCGGTGAAGTTTAAACATGATCACCAGCTTTTCCTCCCTAGATTATGAAGAAGAAAACTTGTCAAAAACTTCGTTTTCAGAAATCAGTTTTTATTGCCGAATTTTAAGCACTTCTTGTCTTGCTTCTCAAGACCATATTACATGTTTGTGTCTTGACATTTCTCTTGGTCTTAAATAGAGGACATGGGAGAGGTCAAAACTGGCGACCACACTGGACCATCTAGGTACGTTTGCTGCATGGTTCCCTTTCAATTTTGCTCATATCCAAGTATGTGCTTAAATAATTTGAGTTTTTTATTCACATTAATGTCTATGGGCTAGAGTTGTTCATATTGCACGCTGGACAACTGGATGATATAATCCAAAAGAGTGAATTTAGGTTCAGAGTGAACTTAGGTTCAAGCAGTGATTGATGACCGTAATTTCATCTTGGTTCTGTCTTGTTTATCACGCATCGTATTGGCAATGGAATCATGCAGTATCCTTTACCTATGTGATTTATACTTTAGGATTAGTGTTATAAACAAAATGTGGGAGCATAAAAAATAGGGATGTAATAATGGTTGCCTCTGATCTTCAGGATGGATAGTTTAGCGTTTTGTCTGAAATTTTTACGTCCTCTTAACTTTTTTGTATCTGAATTTCCTTTTTCATTCGGAGCATTTTATGGTGTTGACATATTCATTTTTCGGATGCAGTTGTGGCAACAGATGATGAAAAGATAGCAGCATGCTGTCGAGGATTTGGTGCTGATGTGATCATGACATCAGAGTCTTGTCAAAATGGTGGGGCCATGATTATCGCCATATTGCTAATTTTTCATTTATACTTGGTTAGCTGAATTCGTGGATCCATTCTTTGGCACATTACAGGCACCGAAAGATGTAATGAAGCTCTTGAAAAGCTAGAGAAGAAGTATGACATTGTTGTGAATATTCAGGGAGATGAACCTCTTATTGAACCTGAGATAATAGATGGAATTGTTAAAGCTCTGCAGGTTTGTTATTCTAAGTTCTGTAAATTAGCATCTGCagctcttttttttatttatttcaatgatATAACTTGTTCCTTGTACAAGTGCTTATCGTTTCATGTGGTGTCAAAATGGTCTTTGTGCTGCAGGCAGCACCAGATGCAGTGTTTAGCACTGCTGTGACTTCTTTGAAACCAGAAGATGCTTTTGATCCAAATAGAGTGAAATGTGTGGTTGATAATCGCGGTTATGCTATTTATTTTTCTAGAGGACTAATACCATTTAACAAGTAAGATTATACATTTATATGTGCACGTCTGTGTGTATTTTAGTTGTGACAtcttttgttttaattgcatTTGCGCTAATGTATTTGTGGATCAATTTGATGTAGATCTGCGAAAGTCAATCCACAGTTCCCTTACATGCTTCATCTTGGAATTCAGGTATTAAGAAGcaattttttatactttaaaattaaaattaattgtttctTCTGTTATTAGTACTGATTTATGTCCAAACAGAGCTATGATTCAAAGTTTCTGCAAATATATCCGAAGCTTCAGCCTACACCACTGCAACTAGAAGAGGATCTGGAACAGCTTAAGGTCCTTGAGAATGGCTATAAGATGAAGGTATGGCAAGAATCTTATACTACTGTTTAATCCTTTTCCTGGtcatataaaattatagaaaccACGGATGCTGCTTTGCTGCATGTAATTTTTGTGTTCTTTACCACATTTGGACCATCATTTTCACTTTATCACGCTTGAGATAATGTGTTATGTGCTgttaaaacttcaaaattcactTGTCTTTATCCCATAATTTCAGTTAACACCAATATAACCAGGTAATATACTCAGAACATAAAAATGAACCAAGGTTCTAGGCTAAATCTTTGGTTATGTCAACTATATCTATAATGGAGCTGTCCTCACACGGCAGATGAATGGATGCCTAAAATGACCTTAGTTCCATCAAATATAATAGTGTGGGGTGAGTTAATAATGCAAACGAATCGGAAGTCAGAACCCCTCTCATTATTTCTTTTGGTACAAAGGAGTCTATTCTAGTGATAAAGGAAAGGGATTGATGTGGTTTAGAGGATATCAATAGAATTAGGGCCGAACAGACAAGGAAGAAAGAGGTTGAAACTCTAGAAATTGTATGGTTATAAAAACCTCTAGTTTCTTTCTGTTAATTcaagaaaataataagaataatactGTTGGTTTTAAAGCTTACAACTTATTTATATAGGCTTTCTTTCTTGCAAGTAAAGTTACTAGGCTTTCTTGCAAGGCCTAGATTTAAACCCTTAATAATCCTAGCacttaataaataaaactaaaataataaaatattataagataATTGAAAGCTCCTATGAGAAAACTTTCACCACTTTAGCATACATTTTTTGACCAGCCCTTTGCATCACTCCTTGCACCATCCAAGAACTTTGACTAGCTGTTTTGCCTAACCATTTCATCAAAAGTCCATTATATAGATTACCCCTTCTAGACCTAGCTTTTTTGACATTGTCCACATCTTCAATAACCACTTTTTTGCCTTGGGAAGTTGCAGCATCTTATCTGaaatttcatcatcatcatctatggTGATGTTATTTTCAGCAGTATTTGTtgccaaaacaatttttttgctTCTTAGGTGGAGCATGGTTAAACTTTTCTTCTTGATTAACGGTGAGCAGGGAACAATGTAGAGGAAAAATTAGAAAGCTTGCTAAGATTTCCTTTAAAGTTGTTTGCTTTTAATCTTGTCACGGAGCTTAGAAGTGTCCTCCCAAACTATGAGGAATACAAGAATAGTTCTATCAGCTTCATAATGGGAAATATGTTCAATTTTGACCCCCTGCAAACCCAAATCACTCTGTGAACCTGACTAAGTTCTAGTGAATGTCTTGTAGATACACTGTAGTTCAGAATCAATGCCAATATCCTTTGCTTCAAAAATAAGAAACTTCCCCGAACCAGATTCCATGAACTTGGGTGAAGCAATAACAACACTTTCACTGTTGAAGTGTTGCTTGAACCTGTTAGAACCGGATTTTCTCTCCAACTGATCGGCTTTACCATCATGATATTTTTTACCTTAAAAGTAACTTATGTTGTTTCAAACCATCCAACAAGACTTACAGCATACCTACTTCTCTTAGGACTTTGTTGTATTGCTGATCAAATGATAGGAACCTTACTAAAATTGAAAGGAGGGTGAGCTTTAACTGACGTAACTGGTTGATGTAATAGGCAACATAGAGACGACATTTCTTGTTTAGGAGCGCAATTCACTACTTTTGCAGTATattcaaggattttcaagattaTCTCTTGCAACAAAGAAGGAAATCCAGCCATGTTTATGGCCAAGAGAGGAACAGTCTTTATTTGCTGACCTAACTTGTAGTTTCCAAGATgacttgaaaatatattaaacGATCTATTTGAAACTTCTGGCTGCAGATCCCTGCTCTTTGCCTTGAGAAAAATGTCCTGCAACATCTGGCAGCTTCAACgtctttattttgttattttcctgTTCCCAAATTTCATCACCAAGACTATCTAGTAAATAATTTTCGAATTCTACCATGGCAACTGACATTGGAGTGAGAATACTTGGATCTTTTGTCATCAACAGGACTTGTTTGAGCTAGGTTAgcaagaacatcgagtagccttCTCAAAGTGTGTGAGACATGTTCAAAAGAAGGGTCCTCTTTTCCTATGAAATCCATTTCCCCTAAATCATCCAAAACATTAACACTATAGGAATCACTAGCTTTGTCAGCTTTATGTCTCAAATAAATAACTTCAATACATGGAAGTGATAGCCATGGGCATCATGTTTATGTTCCCTAGATTGAGACCACCAGCCTCTGGTCTATATCACAACCCCGCCCGTTTAAGTAACAAGTCCATGATACCGACAATGTAGGAAAGGTCCCTAGAATCCAGATTAAAATCTTCGAAGCAAGTAAAAGAACTTTGAATGCACAATGTCAAAATGTGGTTTACATACCTCACTCATGATCCGCATAAATTACATTAACACTTTTTAAAAACAGTAGTATTTGTATTTTATGCCTGTTCAGAAATTTTACATAACTCAATTGGATATTGTGCAcgaactttaaaaagaaaaaaaaaagggattaatTCACCAAGTGTTGAATATTGTGCAGGTGATAAAGGTTGAGCATGAGGCTCATGGAGTTGACACACCTGAAGATGTGGAGAAGATTGAATCATTAATGCGTGAGAGAAACTTGTCTTAACAACTTCTTTGTGGAATAGGAAGGTTATACATTTTTCTACTATCTTTATTAATGTAAGATTTGAgaatttaaattaatcaaatgtTTTCTGATAAATCTTAAATAATGCTAGGGtgatttttcttcaaaaataaaaataaaaaataccttaCTTTTATTGGGTTAAATGTTagtttgcatttatttattgttaattatgaataaattttttataaaattaaattcttgtttatttcacgaattcatattcaaattttattcatattcagttttttatatgattgaaaatgttaaatttggaagaaaatcatCACAACCCTTTTCttgatatatatttatttatttttaattatttttgttgagTTCATTTCACTTAATTCATAATTAACTTTAGGAGTTTTAGTATTTGTGTAAACACTAATGAAAAAAATATCATATGATTTCATAATTATCACTGGTATTCATGTTTGtttagtttcttttattattattattattattattattattattattattattattattattattattattatcttttaaattatatttttataccatTGTTGTATAAAATAGAAGTTGGAATAAGCAAccttcaaattatatattttttggttagatatttaaatttatttttttgtcaaaaaacaatctaaactataatttcataacTATTATGACCTATACTATTATATTTGTTAGAAAAATTCTTTCAACTAATTAAAAGTTGAtactgttataaaataaatagacagaGAGAAAAACAAAGAGAATAAGAGAGTAATGAGATagcgtattttattgataaatCAGAATATttacaatgttttttttaaaaatctatatttatagacataagaagtgTAAATAAAGTAGATATCTAATTCAAATAacaattagaatttaaagtacatcaaaacttatcttaatcATGATGGGCatttacttaacaaaatattcATAATACTCCCCCTTAGATGGCAATTGATAGATATtatgcctcgttaaaaccttactaagataaaaaccatgtgagaaaaaaaattcctaatgaagaaaaaatagaacacatatctataatacgcataatatgttgCCTTATTAAAAACTTTACCAGGAAAATTCAATAAGACAAATCCTCGGTTAAGCGAAAAAGAGTACAACACATATTTAAtctccctcatgaaaacatcacatactttctcatattctatatattcaatcttgaatacaagtttttcaaatgactattcgAATGTATTGCTAAGtatttatatcatcattttttttaaagtcatgagtgaaggaaaattttagaaaatatatgttGATCTCTTTtagagtttcaacaataatcatagcaaactttaataATGATTattctataaaaacacaaatagatattttggatcattttattattttccttcaactactattcacttagtcaaatttatcacatatgttcaaattatttcaattcatataaatgaacaatttcctgagaatttcaatatgcctctagcattctaaatccttcaaggattttaacataaactttactatatagtgactcataaaaggttgtaacaacaaccattaaacacaaattaaatcttttatgaactgccaatataataatatatctaaaggttattgtattcaccacaaaagaatattatatttttttcataattaatgttAGGACTTAgagaaaaacttcatatttttattccacttttgcaaaactacttcatttgttccctcactggctttataccttcAGATATTTGAACTATTAGTCCAAAAACTCTACgaatttaattatacttgagttgcgtctttctattttgaacaATCTactccatatctatatttctcaatagatttattcaagattctccttttatttcattatttcaacaataatattgcatgcaaaattattGGCGACCACTTTTATTATGATTCGACATTTTTtagaattgacataacttatcaagatattatattttcactattttaatcttcaatTTTAAGTACATAGAGTTTTTTttagagttttacttattagttatgtcttgagACTCTTTTGGAGCACCTGTTTTTACTATATAACAATCTAGATTTATTActttcttttatgagaattttcatatttggaacttgTAATAAGTTATCATTGTTGAATTTTTGATTCAAATTACTCTCctcctaactcattacaagtgattatttctctccccctaacgTCGgaaaaactatcgaatcaaaatagtaatcatagatcatgtcataattgaatatccaatatattaaaaacatataataatacaaggagactcgtaattaatatatattcccagcTTTCTTTGAGAAATCGCTCATCTTTGtgtgttgtggtggagcaattggaatatacgcacatacaaaagtttaaagatgagaaatatttagctcttgactaaaaccaattgtaatgggagtatttataacttattgccttaatgcgtacaacacgtaaatcaacaatCTTGTCTTAatgcctagacgttatggccaaatctggagtTGCTACATAGAATGATTGTCAATTTAATTTTCGCATATTTTGAAAACCAACAGAAACTCTTAAAAATCCCGGTTTATTCGAAAACATATCTTCTTTAACCATTTTATTGAAAACGTTGTTTGTTTACATTTTCTAAAAACTTATGGTTTTGCAGCGG
The genomic region above belongs to Gossypium hirsutum isolate 1008001.06 chromosome D05, Gossypium_hirsutum_v2.1, whole genome shotgun sequence and contains:
- the LOC107904079 gene encoding 3-deoxy-manno-octulosonate cytidylyltransferase, mitochondrial, whose translation is MSVCSSSSSSSSSSSTGKAWIVHRILAGTAIAVAIGARAYLGRARKFRTRVVGIIPARYASSRFEGKPLVHILGKPMIQRTWERSKLATTLDHLVVATDDEKIAACCRGFGADVIMTSESCQNGTERCNEALEKLEKKYDIVVNIQGDEPLIEPEIIDGIVKALQAAPDAVFSTAVTSLKPEDAFDPNRVKCVVDNRGYAIYFSRGLIPFNKSAKVNPQFPYMLHLGIQSYDSKFLQIYPKLQPTPLQLEEDLEQLKVLENGYKMKVIKVEHEAHGVDTPEDVEKIESLMRERNLS
- the LOC107952535 gene encoding acidic endochitinase, which translates into the protein MAIKSAILLAFATSVILVLVTSIDAGDIAIYWGQNSDEGTLAETCATRNYDFVNLAFLPTFGNGQTPMINLAGHCDPYSNGCTNLSSDIKSCQAQGIKVILSLGGGAGSYYLASSDDARHVATYLWNNFLGGQSASRPFGDAILDGIDFDIEGGTNQHWDDLAKYLSGYSQRSKKVYLTAAPQCPFPDAWVGGALKTGLFDYVWVQFYNNPQCQYTDGDITNLEQAWKQWTTDVPATKIFLGLPASPEAAGSGFIPVSDLTSQVLPAIKGSVMYGGVMLWSKYYDDQTGYSSAIKNDV